A stretch of Vigna angularis cultivar LongXiaoDou No.4 chromosome 4, ASM1680809v1, whole genome shotgun sequence DNA encodes these proteins:
- the LOC108331846 gene encoding probable rhamnogalacturonate lyase B isoform X1, translating into MSGPGVRLHIQDHHVVMDNGIVQVTLSNPGGIVTGIRYNGVDNLLEVLNKESNRGYWDLVWSPPGSKGIFDVIQGTCFKVIVQNEEQVELSFTRMWDPSLEGKFVPLNIDKRFIMLRGSSGFYSYGIYEHLNGWPDFDLGETRITFKLRKDKFQYMAMADNRRRILPYPEDRLPGRCQTLGYAEAVLLTNPKDPHLQGEVDDKYQYSCANKDNRVHGWISFSPPVGFWQITPSDEFRSGGPLKQNLTSHVGPTTLAMFLSAHYAGQDLVPKIRGGESWKKVFGPVYIYLNSAPVGDDPLWLWEDAKIQMMNEVQSWPYHFPASEDFLKSDQRGNVSGRLLVLDKYICTDLISTNGAYVGLAPPGDAGSWQRECKDYQFWTRANENGFFTIRNVRPGDYNLFAWVPGFVGDYKFVDSMKITPGSYTELGELVYEPPRDGPTLWEIGIPDRSAAEFYAPDPNPQYINRLFINHPDRFRQYGLWERYTELYPDADLVYTVGVSDYTKNWFYAQAPRKKEDNTLQGTTWQIKFEVRSVVKGSTYKLRVAIASATLAELQIRVNDPDSARPLFTTGLIGRDNSIARLGIHGIYWLYNVNIPGSLLIDGTNTIYFTQPRCTSPFQGIMYDYIRLEGPPSEGI; encoded by the exons ATGTCCGGCCCAGGGGTACGGTTGCACATCCAAGATCACCAT GTGGTGATGGATAATGGCATAGTCCAGGTTACGCTATCAAATCCAGGTGGGATTGTCACCGGGATACGATATAATGGTGTTGACAATTTGCTTGAAGTTCTAAACAAGGAGTCTAATAGAGG GTACTGGGACCTTGTTTGGAGTCCTCCAGGAAGCAAAGGGATCTTTGATGT GATTCAAGGAACTTGTTTTAAAGTTATAGTTCAAAATGAGGAACAGGTGGAGCTTTCTTTCACAAGAATGTGGGATCCTTCTCTAGAGGGAAAATTTGTCCCCTTAAATATTGACAAAAG ATTTATAATGCTCCGCGGTTCATCTGGCTTCTACTCTTACGGAATTTATGAGCACTTAAATGGATGGCCAGATTTTGATCTCGGTGAAACGAGGATTACTTTCAAGCTAAGAAAAGACAa GTTTCAATACATGGCTATGGCAGACAACAGGCGAAGAATTCTTCCTTATCCAGAAGATCGGTTACCTGGAAGATGCCAAACCTTGGGCTACGCAGAAGCTGTCCTACTAACCAATCCCAAAGACCCACATTTGCAAGGAGAG GTGGATGACAAGTATCAGTATTCATGTGCAAACAAGGATAATCGAGTTCATGGGTGGATATCTTTCAGTCCACCAGTAGGCTTCTGGCAGATCACACCTAGTGATGAGTTTCGTTCTGGTGGACCCCTCAAACAAAATTTGACCTCACACGTAGGCCCCACCACACTTGCA ATGTTTCTTAGTGCTCACTATGCGGGACAAGATTTGGTGCCTAAAATTAGAGGTGGTGAATCATGGAAGAAGGTTTTCGGTCCTGTATATATTTATCTCAATTCTGCACCAGTTGGTGACGACCCACTTTGGTTATGGGAGGATGCAAAAATACAG ATGATGAATGAAGTTCAAAGTTGGCCATATCATTTCCCAGCTTCAGAGGATTTTTTAAAATCGGATCAGCGGGGCAATGTCAGTGGCAGATTACTTGTCTTAGACAA GTACATCTGCACAGACTTAATATCAACAAATGGTGCTTATGTTGGCCTGGCCCCACCTGGAGATGCAGGCTCATGGCAAAGAGAATGCAAG GACTATCAATTCTGGACCAGAGCGAATGAGAATGGATTTTTTACCATTAGAAATGTACGTCCAGGCGACTATAACCTTTTTGCTTGGGTGCCTGGTTTTGTTGGGGACTACAAATTTGTAGATTCTATGAAGATAACGCCAG GTTCTTACACTGAATTGGGTGAACTTGTATATGAGCCTCCAAGAGATGGTCCCACATTGTGGGAAATAGGTATTCCTGATAGATCTGCTGCAGAATTTTATGCTCCTGATCCCAATCCCCAATACATTAATAGGCTTTTTATCAACCACCCAGACAG GTTCAGGCAGTATGGATTGTGGGAAAGGTATACAGAATTGTATCCTGATGCAGATTTGGTTTACACAGTTGGTGTTAGTGACTATACGAAGAACTGGTTTTATGCGCAGGCTCCGAG GAAAAAAGAGGATAACACTCTTCAAGGGACCACCTGGCAAATCAAGTTCGAAGTCAGAAGCGTGGTTAAGGGAAGTACATACAAACTGAGAGTTGCAATTGCATCTGCAACATTAGCTGAATTGCAG ATTAGAGTAAATGATCCCGATTCTGCGCGACCCCTATTTACCACTGGATTAATAGGAAGGGACAACTCAATTGCAAGACTTGGAATTCATGGAATCTATTGGCTTTACAATGTGAATATACCAGGTTCTCTTCTTATTGATGGCACAAATACCATATATTTTACGCAACCAAGATGCACCAGTCCCTTCCAAGGAATCATGTATGATTATATTCGTTTGGAAGGCCCACCTTCTGAAGGAATTTAA
- the LOC108331846 gene encoding probable rhamnogalacturonate lyase B isoform X3 yields the protein MWDFQHHYCSKDNILSTCKLKLLWFRIQGTCFKVIVQNEEQVELSFTRMWDPSLEGKFVPLNIDKRFIMLRGSSGFYSYGIYEHLNGWPDFDLGETRITFKLRKDKFQYMAMADNRRRILPYPEDRLPGRCQTLGYAEAVLLTNPKDPHLQGEVDDKYQYSCANKDNRVHGWISFSPPVGFWQITPSDEFRSGGPLKQNLTSHVGPTTLAMFLSAHYAGQDLVPKIRGGESWKKVFGPVYIYLNSAPVGDDPLWLWEDAKIQMMNEVQSWPYHFPASEDFLKSDQRGNVSGRLLVLDKYICTDLISTNGAYVGLAPPGDAGSWQRECKDYQFWTRANENGFFTIRNVRPGDYNLFAWVPGFVGDYKFVDSMKITPGSYTELGELVYEPPRDGPTLWEIGIPDRSAAEFYAPDPNPQYINRLFINHPDRFRQYGLWERYTELYPDADLVYTVGVSDYTKNWFYAQAPRKKEDNTLQGTTWQIKFEVRSVVKGSTYKLRVAIASATLAELQIRVNDPDSARPLFTTGLIGRDNSIARLGIHGIYWLYNVNIPGSLLIDGTNTIYFTQPRCTSPFQGIMYDYIRLEGPPSEGI from the exons atgtgggacttccaacaccaCTATTGTTCGAAGGATAATATTTTAAGCACATGCAAACTCAAGCTGTTATGGTTCAGGATTCAAGGAACTTGTTTTAAAGTTATAGTTCAAAATGAGGAACAGGTGGAGCTTTCTTTCACAAGAATGTGGGATCCTTCTCTAGAGGGAAAATTTGTCCCCTTAAATATTGACAAAAG ATTTATAATGCTCCGCGGTTCATCTGGCTTCTACTCTTACGGAATTTATGAGCACTTAAATGGATGGCCAGATTTTGATCTCGGTGAAACGAGGATTACTTTCAAGCTAAGAAAAGACAa GTTTCAATACATGGCTATGGCAGACAACAGGCGAAGAATTCTTCCTTATCCAGAAGATCGGTTACCTGGAAGATGCCAAACCTTGGGCTACGCAGAAGCTGTCCTACTAACCAATCCCAAAGACCCACATTTGCAAGGAGAG GTGGATGACAAGTATCAGTATTCATGTGCAAACAAGGATAATCGAGTTCATGGGTGGATATCTTTCAGTCCACCAGTAGGCTTCTGGCAGATCACACCTAGTGATGAGTTTCGTTCTGGTGGACCCCTCAAACAAAATTTGACCTCACACGTAGGCCCCACCACACTTGCA ATGTTTCTTAGTGCTCACTATGCGGGACAAGATTTGGTGCCTAAAATTAGAGGTGGTGAATCATGGAAGAAGGTTTTCGGTCCTGTATATATTTATCTCAATTCTGCACCAGTTGGTGACGACCCACTTTGGTTATGGGAGGATGCAAAAATACAG ATGATGAATGAAGTTCAAAGTTGGCCATATCATTTCCCAGCTTCAGAGGATTTTTTAAAATCGGATCAGCGGGGCAATGTCAGTGGCAGATTACTTGTCTTAGACAA GTACATCTGCACAGACTTAATATCAACAAATGGTGCTTATGTTGGCCTGGCCCCACCTGGAGATGCAGGCTCATGGCAAAGAGAATGCAAG GACTATCAATTCTGGACCAGAGCGAATGAGAATGGATTTTTTACCATTAGAAATGTACGTCCAGGCGACTATAACCTTTTTGCTTGGGTGCCTGGTTTTGTTGGGGACTACAAATTTGTAGATTCTATGAAGATAACGCCAG GTTCTTACACTGAATTGGGTGAACTTGTATATGAGCCTCCAAGAGATGGTCCCACATTGTGGGAAATAGGTATTCCTGATAGATCTGCTGCAGAATTTTATGCTCCTGATCCCAATCCCCAATACATTAATAGGCTTTTTATCAACCACCCAGACAG GTTCAGGCAGTATGGATTGTGGGAAAGGTATACAGAATTGTATCCTGATGCAGATTTGGTTTACACAGTTGGTGTTAGTGACTATACGAAGAACTGGTTTTATGCGCAGGCTCCGAG GAAAAAAGAGGATAACACTCTTCAAGGGACCACCTGGCAAATCAAGTTCGAAGTCAGAAGCGTGGTTAAGGGAAGTACATACAAACTGAGAGTTGCAATTGCATCTGCAACATTAGCTGAATTGCAG ATTAGAGTAAATGATCCCGATTCTGCGCGACCCCTATTTACCACTGGATTAATAGGAAGGGACAACTCAATTGCAAGACTTGGAATTCATGGAATCTATTGGCTTTACAATGTGAATATACCAGGTTCTCTTCTTATTGATGGCACAAATACCATATATTTTACGCAACCAAGATGCACCAGTCCCTTCCAAGGAATCATGTATGATTATATTCGTTTGGAAGGCCCACCTTCTGAAGGAATTTAA
- the LOC108331846 gene encoding probable rhamnogalacturonate lyase B isoform X2 — MSGPGVRLHIQDHHVVMDNGIVQVTLSNPGGIVTGIRYNGVDNLLEVLNKESNRGYWDLVWSPPGSKGIFDVFIMLRGSSGFYSYGIYEHLNGWPDFDLGETRITFKLRKDKFQYMAMADNRRRILPYPEDRLPGRCQTLGYAEAVLLTNPKDPHLQGEVDDKYQYSCANKDNRVHGWISFSPPVGFWQITPSDEFRSGGPLKQNLTSHVGPTTLAMFLSAHYAGQDLVPKIRGGESWKKVFGPVYIYLNSAPVGDDPLWLWEDAKIQMMNEVQSWPYHFPASEDFLKSDQRGNVSGRLLVLDKYICTDLISTNGAYVGLAPPGDAGSWQRECKDYQFWTRANENGFFTIRNVRPGDYNLFAWVPGFVGDYKFVDSMKITPGSYTELGELVYEPPRDGPTLWEIGIPDRSAAEFYAPDPNPQYINRLFINHPDRFRQYGLWERYTELYPDADLVYTVGVSDYTKNWFYAQAPRKKEDNTLQGTTWQIKFEVRSVVKGSTYKLRVAIASATLAELQIRVNDPDSARPLFTTGLIGRDNSIARLGIHGIYWLYNVNIPGSLLIDGTNTIYFTQPRCTSPFQGIMYDYIRLEGPPSEGI, encoded by the exons ATGTCCGGCCCAGGGGTACGGTTGCACATCCAAGATCACCAT GTGGTGATGGATAATGGCATAGTCCAGGTTACGCTATCAAATCCAGGTGGGATTGTCACCGGGATACGATATAATGGTGTTGACAATTTGCTTGAAGTTCTAAACAAGGAGTCTAATAGAGG GTACTGGGACCTTGTTTGGAGTCCTCCAGGAAGCAAAGGGATCTTTGATGT ATTTATAATGCTCCGCGGTTCATCTGGCTTCTACTCTTACGGAATTTATGAGCACTTAAATGGATGGCCAGATTTTGATCTCGGTGAAACGAGGATTACTTTCAAGCTAAGAAAAGACAa GTTTCAATACATGGCTATGGCAGACAACAGGCGAAGAATTCTTCCTTATCCAGAAGATCGGTTACCTGGAAGATGCCAAACCTTGGGCTACGCAGAAGCTGTCCTACTAACCAATCCCAAAGACCCACATTTGCAAGGAGAG GTGGATGACAAGTATCAGTATTCATGTGCAAACAAGGATAATCGAGTTCATGGGTGGATATCTTTCAGTCCACCAGTAGGCTTCTGGCAGATCACACCTAGTGATGAGTTTCGTTCTGGTGGACCCCTCAAACAAAATTTGACCTCACACGTAGGCCCCACCACACTTGCA ATGTTTCTTAGTGCTCACTATGCGGGACAAGATTTGGTGCCTAAAATTAGAGGTGGTGAATCATGGAAGAAGGTTTTCGGTCCTGTATATATTTATCTCAATTCTGCACCAGTTGGTGACGACCCACTTTGGTTATGGGAGGATGCAAAAATACAG ATGATGAATGAAGTTCAAAGTTGGCCATATCATTTCCCAGCTTCAGAGGATTTTTTAAAATCGGATCAGCGGGGCAATGTCAGTGGCAGATTACTTGTCTTAGACAA GTACATCTGCACAGACTTAATATCAACAAATGGTGCTTATGTTGGCCTGGCCCCACCTGGAGATGCAGGCTCATGGCAAAGAGAATGCAAG GACTATCAATTCTGGACCAGAGCGAATGAGAATGGATTTTTTACCATTAGAAATGTACGTCCAGGCGACTATAACCTTTTTGCTTGGGTGCCTGGTTTTGTTGGGGACTACAAATTTGTAGATTCTATGAAGATAACGCCAG GTTCTTACACTGAATTGGGTGAACTTGTATATGAGCCTCCAAGAGATGGTCCCACATTGTGGGAAATAGGTATTCCTGATAGATCTGCTGCAGAATTTTATGCTCCTGATCCCAATCCCCAATACATTAATAGGCTTTTTATCAACCACCCAGACAG GTTCAGGCAGTATGGATTGTGGGAAAGGTATACAGAATTGTATCCTGATGCAGATTTGGTTTACACAGTTGGTGTTAGTGACTATACGAAGAACTGGTTTTATGCGCAGGCTCCGAG GAAAAAAGAGGATAACACTCTTCAAGGGACCACCTGGCAAATCAAGTTCGAAGTCAGAAGCGTGGTTAAGGGAAGTACATACAAACTGAGAGTTGCAATTGCATCTGCAACATTAGCTGAATTGCAG ATTAGAGTAAATGATCCCGATTCTGCGCGACCCCTATTTACCACTGGATTAATAGGAAGGGACAACTCAATTGCAAGACTTGGAATTCATGGAATCTATTGGCTTTACAATGTGAATATACCAGGTTCTCTTCTTATTGATGGCACAAATACCATATATTTTACGCAACCAAGATGCACCAGTCCCTTCCAAGGAATCATGTATGATTATATTCGTTTGGAAGGCCCACCTTCTGAAGGAATTTAA